TCTGTTTAGCTCTTCCATAAGTACAAATTAGATTCTATGTAGCAACTAAATATTAACAGTGTGAGACCAATAAAACACTCTTAcataaaaagaaaattatttgGCAGAAGCTGAGGAAATTGGAGGTCGTCAACACATGTAAGCACCATGCCCAGTGGTTGAACTCTGTCTGCAGCTCTCCAACATAGTTTTTGTTTCTTCAAATACAGAGTAACACCGTAACTTCTGCCCATAGCTTGTGGTGATTGTTCAGCATTATGCCTGCCACCTGGACACTCAGGTCACCTGAGGCTTTGCGAGTGTTCTCAGTACATAAACTTCTTGATGTTGTCAAGGTTTAAAGATAATTGCTTTTGTCATAGGTGTCAGTGCTACTGGATAAAAGAGTAATGTTGATAATAATGGAGACCGATGGTAAGGAAGGCAAAGTGCAGAAAATTGTACATTGTGCCTAatttgttttcttccttttttttttaaattcttctgATACTAGAAGTGTTCTTTGCTAAACAAATCATGTACTGTGCACTCTCAAGATGCTCACTCTGCGCCATTTGTGTCTCTTCCTTCCACAGGGTGGTGTAGGCACCCACCAAGACTGTGCTGGTAGGTGGCAAGGGGAAAGAGCAGCATGTCGCTGTGGGGCCGTCTGCAGGAGCTGCCCGGGGAGCTTTTGCGCCAGTGCCAGCTAGCCTATGGGGAGCACTTCCCCATGGAGGTTCGGTGTGCGTTGGCTCCTTGGATCGAAGAGAAGCCTTGGCAGGACATGGACCCTGATAACCCTGCTTTCGAACTGTACGCACCAAATGTGGTGGCCTCCCTGCTCGAGGAGCTGCAGCGCAAGGCCTCTACGGAGGAGAACTTTGTCATGCGGCTCAAGCTCCTGGAAGCTGTGACCTCCTTTAAGGTAGTAAACTTGCCTCTCCTGTATATGTCATGCATGGTTCTTTTCACTAAGCTTCCAAAGCACAGAATGTGCAGCCTAGTTCCTTGAGAAAGTGGGCTTGTTAGTAGAACTTGGTTATTCTTGCACTAATGGTAAAAAGGCTGATGTGGCTGTGAAGATTCAGGGCTGTTAGCATAAGAACGATGGAAGTTTTGCAACTAGCCTGCTTTCATGCTTTGTTGACATTTACTGTATAATCTTGTGTAATGCCTACCCCCAATTCCTTGCTTATAAGTATGAGGTGTGGCTTCAGTAGCTTGTGTCCAGATCCAccctgaaagctgctttctgctgtaACACGCAACAACCACAATTTCTCTATGTCGGTTTCAGCAAGTCTAGGCCAAAAAACTGGATGCATTTCTAATGCAAATGCAGACACTCACCCTATAGTATGCAGACATCCTGCACTGTGTTGATCCCACCAAATGCCATCCAGATGTCGTAACTGGGTGTCTTGGTAGCCAGGAATAGAAATGAGGATGTCAGTGAAGGAGGAGCAAAAAAGATTAGTGATCATCAGCAGATAACCGGCAAGAAAAGGTAGAAAAAGCTCGCTTTTAAACCACCGCCTGGGCCGCCACCAAATATAAGGCATGGAGAGCACTGTGACAAGTCACTTTTGACTGTTGGCGTAACGTTGCTAGCATTTTCACCATTCGTGGTATCCCTCAGGTGAGGCATTTCGTTCTCCTGAACACCCTGTTGACTCATTCATTCCGTGCAATGCAGTGAAAGCTATGGGTCTCATCAGCTAACCAGAAAACAGAACTAGAAGAACTTCATTGTCTGTCTCCCTTATCGCTCTCTGCGCTACACCAGCTGAATGGGAGCTTCGTGGAAAGATGAGTTGTGTGCAGTGGGTGAGCAAGAAAGGAACGCAAGCAAGccatgacgattattgtttgggaaCAAGATACACCCCAAAGAGCGTAAACGTTTTTTATGGGCATAGTGCAGTCCGTGTCGTATGCAGCATTTATAGTTCCAAGGTTTTGCACTGTCACATTGTTGCTTGTTTGAAATGTTAATTTTTTATGTGTTTATTTTCTCACGGATTCTTTTTTGACAAACCACTTCAATTTCTCTCGTACTGCTTTAGCAAAACTATGGCCACAACCCGTGTGCCCTGGTTCGAGTGATCAAGAATTGCCTGGCCACTGAGATGCGCATAATCCAGCAAGCAGAGAACTGCCACAGGTTGGCTGCCCACATGCCAGGCCCCCATGATCCACACACGGAGATCACCCAGCAGTTGGACAAGTTGCGAAGGCGCACACAGGTGCGTTGCACTGCAGAGTTGAGGAAGACTGGTGCTGGTCAGCCCTAAAGCTTGGAGCCGCTGCAGTATACCATAGATTTCGAGGGTAACTGTATCATGTGGGTCGAGGCTTCGTAGAATGGGCCCATCTTGGCACCGCTTTCACTATCTCATGAGTGCTACAATATGGACATTGGTACTTGTGGTTCTTAGCCAGCAGAATAGCAGTTATGGTTAGCAGCAGCGTATATCTTTCCGTTTTGTCAAGGGTGCACCATGCGAGAGTACACCGTGTTTGCCTGACCCTTGTGCACATGCGTGAGTTGCAAGAGAAATCTCGGAGCTGTGCCTAGGTACTATGGTAGAGGACACGCTTTGCTCTGACAAACGGAGCAAAGCATGTCCTCTTCCGTGTAAAAAAGGTGTGGGGTAAAATCTAAGCAAACATATTTGCAGCATCTCTACGGCACTCAGAAAGCCAAAAATCCTTTTGGCACTGAAAGGGAGGGTGCAGGAATAGCTTGAATGACCCACCTTTGTTTGCGGCCACCATTCTTGCTACGTCTCGCACAAAAAATTCACGTAGACACTATACAGCGGCCAAATTTTTGGATCCCGTTATTAACTTTAAATGATAGGAAGTCCTCTTTTGGGGGAGAGTAGTTAAGGCAAATCATACAGGCAAGCAACTTTTAGCAGCCGTGTCAGTCTTGTTATACACTTCATACATGCGCGTGGCCTACGTACGTACACACCGGTTCACGCTTGTGGGTTCAAATGCTTGATGCACAGGAGACAGAGGACGAACTTCGCCGAATGATCCAGGTGCAGGAGTCCTTTGTGATCCAGTACCAGGAGTGCCAGAAGCTGCAAGCACATTACCAGCAGCTGTCAACGCAGTCCAGTGGTCAGACTAATGTGGAGCTGCTCAACAAGATGCATAATGAGACCAAGGCCATGGAGCAGGCAATCAGGCAGCGTGTCAACGAGCTGCGTGACATGCGCATTGTGAGTTGTGCATGCATGCCCTCATGTAACGCCACTATGGCAGTGGTCTGGAAGATGGCAGCATGCAAAACAAAAGCTTTTAAAAATTGGGCtaagtaaattttgtttgaaaaaCAAGTGACTTATGAACACTAGCCATACATAGTTAAGAATTTATTTAAGATTCTCTGTTCTTCTCGTGCATAGACTTTCTtgcattttgtttttgttactACTGTATAAAAGCTGCCTTCATATTAGCTGTTAGCAGTGCTAACAGCTAATATCATTTATCATTTCACTTTATCATATCACTTTATCATTTATATTGTTCTACGATATATCACATGTGATTGCATGCAAACTATGCATATCTCTTGCAAACTATTGGTCCGGAAGCTTTTGTCAAATACAAGtgccttcttcttctgtctcttTTCTTGTGTatacatgaaagaaagaaagatagatactACTACCGATGAAGTTTCACATGTAGTAATACCTTGCTGTAACATCCCGAGACCCGAAAATGGAAATCTTGCCCagtacagttgaatctcgttaatactattctgcataatacgtttttcgggataatacgtttgtttcctttcccgataatacgatttagttggatgatatgctttattttttggttcccgtgaagatcgtatcaatgaggttccactgttTATTGGACAAGTTCCTAGAAGTTACAGCTGTGAAAGCAGCGTTAAAAAAGTCTTTGACAGAGACCTGTTATAAGGCCTCTAATGTTGGTATTAAATGTGTCAATAGCAACAATATGTCTGCTGTAAAGGCTTGTGTCGTGTATGGATTCAAGGACTGTTTCGTGGTATCTGTTGTCATGTGCCCAGCAATCATAACTAGACATGGCACTAAACATAGCTAAAATCAGGCAGGAGCGTTTCAGTTGTTGAGCTGGATAAGTCCACAATGCGTGTGCGAGCATCTGCTTCTGTCACTGGTGCAGGGTGTCTAGCCACCTGGAAAAGTCAGGGAAATTCTGAGTAGCTGGAAAAGAAATTGTCAAGGAATTTTTCATTTCAGTTGATATAAAATGCGATTAAATACGTTTCAAATTAATGTAGATTGGTTCCCCACAAAGTTATTAGGCTCTTTGCAGCAAGCACAGCAAGTCGGCCTTCCTGCAACAATAATTCTGTTTTTAATCACCATAATAAAGAAATTGATTCGTAAATTCTTCTGTCTCAACGTGAGCGCACGCTTAACCCTTGCATGCACTTCCAAGACAATGCGACCTTCTACCGCGGTCCCGTTGTTTATGTGGTGGACTTTCCTTACGTGAACCATCTTGTATGTTGCGGTGAAGGATATTGTTAACAACGGTGGCAAACCTGGCACATAGGGTACGTGCGAATTACGAACTGAAGGCGTTTATTCGCCGCAGAGCAgtgttactattattattattattactattattattattattattattattattattattattattattgcagtcGAATCggccctacaacgaatgccgctacaacaaaatttccgccacaatgaaaattttccgattccccgtcagctgcccatagaaagtaatacaaaaaagtcccttcatagcgaaggcgctttattcggtatttccgcttcaacgaacttttcgagaatgaaactgggactgaattgaaattggaactgccgagtagtcaaattagaaggccgttccaaagctgtgacgatcgtatgtccgcttgaacgaggttttcgcgaacgaaatcaaattcaaagtgccgatttaaagggatacggacacagaATCTGAAAATTtcacgaaaatgctgaaaatgaatcctcagtgtgtgattacaccaaaataagtagtcacttagctcatttttgatcCGATCGCTTTATTtgtggcgtttttgtgagcgcgcgccatGCCGCCCGACCCgtgggagttggaaggcgtgacgtcacaacaccctcgtcggatagccagccagcCAACCGGCCgtggtcattcgaagcgcgccgacgccgctatcgtgagcatggattcgagttctggtgcttCTACCTGCGATGAGGACacatctgaagacgaggaccattccaacttcgcaagaaatattaccgcttacggttacgaggctttccgcgtcaagcgacgaagagcaggcggccgtggaagtgccggtcaggttttcgcgaaccttAGCGCGAAGATCTCGCTCttcaccagacacttgtgcaagaattatttgtcatttcctctgtaaacttgctttttcaagagcgcacgcaggcaaGGCAGCTgaggggtacttcagcactgcgtggatgactgaatagtagtttatgccgtcggcgtgagcaactgctgtgaggtatcagtacctacGAGACTCTCACGTCCCCTTCGCCATCCACCCGGCAGATGGCAGCACCTATTTGGCGTCCCAGTTTTTcccgcttttagcctgtggagaagcagagctgtgtgtgtgtctgccctgctgccatgtaggactgatctcgtgagtcgcgctcgcgcactagccttgtattgttttactatgctttgccaacatttttaaacgCATTACTGCCATCGTGCCCAGCCTCAGGCATCTCGCCCcggcctcgccctcacactgctcaagaaggctgcaagtgaacgaaaacaggaCCGGCATCTTCTCGCCTCCCCTTTTCAAATGCGCCACTGATCATTTCTGTCTTGCGTTTTCGTGACAAGACCAATgacacagcgtcaggctttaggcgttgccttttgagcgccatgccgaggcttttcagcacagccaggctggtcacataatcatcgtcgacgaagtggtccgcgcaaatgaagtaactttttagaggtctccaggctgggcgtgatggctgacaggcaggtatccaaagtttacgcaccttctcgtctctgggaaacgtgtgtgacggcgtgtcacgaccgacgatgccgttataacagcaatgtctagGCATTTCCTTCCACCGCGACGAATGCGTCAATaccaagcgacgaccgcgggaaggctcatgtaagacgcaccacctgtgTGGAGCgacgacggggataatgtttcaggcagaccacgtgcgaagatcgccgaaaggggttaaacaaacgctgcaagcgACCGACaccccccggaaacactgcgacagctgtggccgaccttggccgcgcgcgcacactcgggtgggtgttatgacgtcaaatttcagcttctgccggcggccgcttggaggcaaggtgtaacagaaaattgcaaaaaaaaaaaaatgtttcttgttctgtttttcaaaacagtttgttgtattcgtcattttcaacagtacaacttttgtgtccgtatccctttaagcgaCTGCAACCCATTGCCACGCGTGGTCGTcacgcgcctgcgcgagactgcaggggatcaccgcaatcgttgccgttttctgtggtctgtgtccggtcgaaatggccaAGCCAACGAAGGAGcgtatatttctctctctcgaggagaaggcacatatgattgCCGAGGCGGAAAGTAGACagaaaaaatctcgcagtttcgcccgaaaagcgaagcatcgattgcgatagcagattaatagacagctatacgaactgaGGATAGTGGTTTCAttggccgtataagcttgtaaacattcgctaactagattaccgagcacggtgtcacgcacgcacaggtaaaaatgaacacatctcgctcgatgacacATCCAACATATCAAACGATCTGAGTTTGGCGATGTACTTaacgttggtgccgaaagatGGTGTTTTCCGGTAACTTCTAAACTCGTAAAAAAGAATTGTAACGCTACTGGGTAATTTTTGATGTCCTCGATCGTGAACATTGGCAACAGGAAATCATACGTAatgggatcgtatcaacgaggctCTACTGTATTTTGATGTGGTGTGCAACGTAATAAGTGACTTGTGGGACTTATTCTTGTGTGTGGTTTTGTGTTCGCAGGCCTTCGCAGACAAACAGCAGGATACAGCAATGCAGCTGTCCACGCTACAGACGCAAGTGCTGGACGATGAGCTCATAAAGTGGAAGCGTGCCCAGCAACTTGGTGGGAATGGCGTTAGTTTTGAAAACAACCTTGACCAAATACAAGAGTGGTAGGTGCTGCTTCCTTTCTTCAGTGCTATAGATGTCATGCCTTCTTTCAGCTATCTTTACGTTTATACTTTTGCTGTTCCTGCCATGCCATAGTCTTTCTCATTttacttttattattattgttatttttatcTGTTGTTTTGTTATTGTCGACTCGTTCttcctaaagagtaggcaggcgtagTGCCCCTTTCGGTGGCAGTCGCCAGCACCCATAGAAGTGTTCTTTCTCTAGTTCTTCTCTTAGTGGATGCTGAGTATTCTGTTGCTGAGCATGAGGTTACATGTCTGATTGCTTGTGTGGTGGCTGCATTCTGAACAATTTGGAATGCAGAAACAATTGTGTACCAGCATTTGCAGCACATTGTAGAACGCTGGGGGGTCTAAGCATATTCAAAGCCCCTCCACATCGTGTACACTGCATGCAGCACTGGAACGTTAGACCTTTTCAAATCCGTCATTCATCCATTTAATCCTGTATTCCTTTATGCAGGTGTGAAGCCCTGGCAGAGCTTATCTGGCAGAACCGGCAGCAGATCAAGAGGGTTGAGCACCTGGCAGTGCAGGTGCCCATAGGAGGAGCTTCGGCCATTGGTGAACGCTTCACCGCCCTGAATGCCCAAGTCACCAACCTGCTTTCCTCTCTCGTCACCAGGTGAGCATGGCAGAGCACATTTCAATGTCTGCAGCGAGTTGGAAAGGTAAAAATTTAGGTCCTGGCAAGTCTTCAGCGTTTGGAAGCTGTATTGCATCTGTACGTTAGAGgaggggtttttgagtgtcagCAGGGGGTGCCCCATAAATTTTTAGATAGGTCGAAATCAGCTACAATAAATAGATTGCAGTTGCAAGCATGGTTGAAATATCAACCTAGTGGTTCATTTAATTATAGGACACAGTTGGCTGTTGCCACCTACAATGCCAGAGCTTTGGTGAAAGAGAAGGAAGTTATGCTAGGAACAATTTCTGAATGGTTCCATAGTAATAGGAAACATACGTTTTGGAAGTGCTGTTTTAGGTGAAGGAGCAGCACTCGTTGGTGCTGAGAATAGTCCTTGAAGTTGGTTTTTGTGCCATTTACAGCACTTTCATCATTGAGAAGCAGCCTCCACAGGTTATGAAGACCAACACTAGGTTCACAGCCACAGTTCGTCTTCTGGTTGGGGGCAAGTTAAACGTCCACATGACACCTCCTCAGGTCAAGGTATCCATTATCAGGTGAGCGTGCTTTTTGTTTCTGGCTTTCATATAAGGGCAGTGACTGTAATGGGCTCTTCCTCCTGGTGCAAGATGATGGAGGACATTGGGTGTTATACAGGAGTTTTGAAGTTAGCCACCTGGGTTGGTGAAAATTCGCTTGGAATAGTGTAGTAGGTATTGAATGTTGCTAAAACAAGCCATCCAGGTTGGTGCACAAGTGCAAAAGTGTCTCAAGGTTCACAGGTTGATTGTAAGGTTATCGTGTTCATCAGCAGGTTTACTACAAATACATAAGGGTTCGATTTAGTGCACCACTGTGTATTTGTGCAACACTTGGGATTTTACAGTAGTGGCTGCTACGAGTTCTTTTAGCTTTTGTTGTCTGTACATAGATCCAGGTTGCACCACCATGCACAGCCCACATATACATTGTTGCTTTGATTAGTAACTGTTTGGTGAATGTTCAAATGCACTTTCAGTAGCTGTAGAGAAGTAATGATAACAATAAAGAATTTTAacggaagcatttttcttttatgCTGGTAGTACTCCTACCACAATGCTTGGTTCTATCTTTGGTATTACATGTCAGCAGTATTGTCATAGTAAATGTGATTACAGAGAGCCCTTTAGAGGAGCAGCAATTAAAATGCAACCCAAAAGCAGTTTTAGTGAAAGTGAATGTATGCATCTATCTTGTAAACAATATGCCACATATGTTTGTTGTTGAAAGTCAGTTTGGAAAAAAACTGATGGTCACTCAAAGCAGAAGCAAGGCGCTACCATCAAGAGAGGAAGCTGTTTTCCTATAAGACTTTAAGCTACACATAATGTTGCAATATCAATAAAGTGATATAGTACAGCAACTTGTTATAGCAATGGGCCATTGTTGCAAAAACACGGTGGTACTGTTAATAGTAGCGTCGAGGTACTGCATTGGTGGTCTTTCATATAAAGCTTTTTGTTCAATAGTCGGTTTTCTACCGGTTATTGTTTAAACAACCGGTTTCACTGATTGCTTAAATTATAAGTAAAGAAGATCAAAAATTAACATCACTGAGCATTTGTTGTCGCTCTGTATTGTTTTGACACCTTGCCCTCACACTGTTGGCATTGTTTCCCAATTTTTCAATGGCATACTTCCAGTGAGGGACAGGCCAATTCCCTGCTGAAGAGTGACAAAGTCGGTGTTGGGTAAGCTTACGTATTGACACTACGCATGCTGCTTGTTAGGTGAAATAGTATTGCAATTCAGTCGAACCTTGTTATGACATAACAGATTGTAAACAAACTAATGATTATAACGAAGTAATTGCAATTCTGTTTGAAATCTCCATAGAAATTGATTCATCTGAAATCATGTTTTAATGaaacaatattttcttttaaATAGATATAACAAACCTTTTATTAAGTGCATAATGAAGGTTTACTAGTAATTTCTTGCCGTTTAGGCAGTGACCTGGCAGCATGCGACACTGAGACTAAGTTGTGTAATGTGATGATTACCACCTGGCATCACTCGACCTGAGTGTCAAGTCAGTGGCCATGCCCACACTGTACCGCTAATGCCTCACCACTTCCGTCTACCAACTTCGCCGACTCCCACATTCTCTTGCTCTCCGCGCTCACAGCTTGTGGCACctctgtttgaaggcgccggagaaAAGCTTTCGCTGTCCTTTGGTGGTTGACTGTGGGTTTTGCATTAGCTTCAGCTGACCCAGGGATAACTCACCGTGCTGTTTACTGCTAAAACAAAACTGGAAATGCACAATCCAAGACAATCTCAGTTACAGAGAAGCAAATGTTTGTTTACTTGCAGCACAAAGTATGCATCGGGATACGAAAAATGTCAAATACTGACAAGAACAACTTAAATGGCATATTAAGGGTGTGCTTATGCGTCTTGGCTAGGCTGGCTCACAGTCAGCAGG
This Dermacentor silvarum isolate Dsil-2018 chromosome 6, BIME_Dsil_1.4, whole genome shotgun sequence DNA region includes the following protein-coding sequences:
- the LOC119456101 gene encoding signal transducer and activator of transcription 5A-like isoform X4; the protein is MSLWGRLQELPGELLRQCQLAYGEHFPMEVRCALAPWIEEKPWQDMDPDNPAFELYAPNVVASLLEELQRKASTEENFVMRLKLLEAVTSFKQNYGHNPCALVRVIKNCLATEMRIIQQAENCHRLAAHMPGPHDPHTEITQQLDKLRRRTQETEDELRRMIQVQESFVIQYQECQKLQAHYQQLSTQSSGQTNVELLNKMHNETKAMEQAIRQRVNELRDMRIAFADKQQDTAMQLSTLQTQVLDDELIKWKRAQQLGGNGVSFENNLDQIQEWCEALAELIWQNRQQIKRVEHLAVQVPIGGASAIGERFTALNAQVTNLLSSLVTSTFIIEKQPPQVMKTNTRFTATVRLLVGGKLNVHMTPPQVKVSIISEGQANSLLKSDKVGVGEASGDILNNTGTMEYHQATRQLSVSFRNMQLRKIKRAEKKGTESVMDEKFSLLFQSQFKVGGGELVFQVWTLSLPVVVIVHGNQEPHAWATVTWDNAFAEPKRRRPSSSPHNQGRVPFAVPDKVPWPQLGEVLSMKFKSATGRGLSEDNLRYLAGKIFRNPQIQDFTNMPVSWSQFCKEPLPERNFTFWEWFYAIMKVTREHLRAPWNDSVVWGFVGRRQAEDMLRQGCNGTFLLRFSDSELGGVTIAWLHEDPQQDTKEVIMIQPFTSRDFTIRSLADRVSDLQQLTFMYPDIPKDQAFGKYYTPVTDTQPAISNGYVKPVLVTQIPGFCIFLV